The Pseudophaeobacter arcticus DSM 23566 genome includes a region encoding these proteins:
- a CDS encoding beta-ketoacyl-ACP synthase III, whose amino-acid sequence MYTAAITGTGVFTPSETITNAELVEAYNAYADKINAENAEAIAAGSFTALPQSSEEFIFKASGIEQRYVMDKAGILNPEIMYPQLRQRDDSEPGIMAEIALDAAKKALKQAGKTAEDVDLVICAASNMERAYPAVAIEIQDLLGIKGFAFDMNVACSSATFGIQTAVDMIRSGSIRAALVVNPEICSGHLEWRDRDCHFIFGDVATATLVERIEDAKGDHFEVLSTRCATEFSNNIRNNNGFLRRSRPDGVKDRRDMQFMQNGRKVFKEVLPMVSQHIADHMADEGIQRQELKRLWLHQANKSMNDFIGKKTLGRTPVADEQPNILQDYANTSSAGSIIAFSKYSDDLSTGDLGLICSFGAGYSVGSVILRRHSA is encoded by the coding sequence ATGTACACAGCCGCAATCACCGGCACCGGGGTCTTTACCCCCTCCGAAACCATCACCAATGCTGAGCTGGTCGAGGCCTATAACGCCTATGCCGACAAGATAAACGCCGAAAACGCCGAGGCCATTGCCGCAGGCAGCTTTACCGCCCTGCCGCAGTCCTCGGAAGAGTTCATCTTTAAGGCCTCTGGCATCGAACAGCGCTATGTGATGGACAAGGCGGGGATTCTCAACCCCGAGATCATGTACCCCCAGCTGCGCCAACGGGACGATTCAGAGCCCGGCATCATGGCCGAAATCGCCCTGGACGCGGCTAAAAAGGCCCTGAAACAGGCCGGTAAAACCGCCGAAGACGTTGATCTGGTGATCTGTGCTGCCTCCAATATGGAGCGCGCCTACCCTGCGGTTGCCATCGAAATCCAGGACCTGTTGGGCATCAAGGGCTTTGCCTTTGACATGAATGTCGCCTGTTCCTCTGCCACCTTTGGCATTCAGACGGCCGTCGATATGATCCGCTCGGGCAGCATTCGCGCCGCGCTGGTGGTCAACCCCGAGATCTGTTCCGGCCACCTGGAATGGCGCGACCGCGACTGCCATTTCATCTTTGGCGATGTGGCTACCGCCACCCTGGTGGAACGGATCGAGGATGCCAAAGGCGACCATTTTGAGGTTCTCTCAACCCGCTGCGCCACTGAGTTTTCCAACAATATCCGCAACAACAACGGCTTTCTGCGGCGCTCGCGTCCCGATGGGGTGAAAGACCGGCGCGATATGCAGTTCATGCAGAACGGCCGCAAGGTGTTCAAGGAAGTGCTGCCCATGGTCAGCCAGCATATTGCCGATCATATGGCGGATGAGGGCATCCAGCGCCAAGAGCTGAAACGGCTCTGGCTGCATCAGGCCAACAAATCCATGAATGACTTCATTGGCAAAAAGACCCTGGGGCGGACGCCCGTTGCGGATGAGCAGCCCAATATCCTGCAGGACTATGCCAATACCTCTTCTGCCGGCTCAATTATTGCCTTTTCAAAATATTCCGACGATCTCAGCACAGGCGATCTGGGGCTGATCTGCTCCTTTGGGGCCGGCTATTCGGTGGGGTCGGTTATTCTGCGGCGTCACAGCGCCTAG
- a CDS encoding thymidine kinase yields the protein MAKLYFNYSTMNAGKSAVLLQASHNYRENHMDTYLLTAQIDSRAGQGRIASRIGISEAADTFAPGEDLFAKIKARLAQGEVASIFVDEAQFLTADQVWQLARVVDDLRVPVLCYGLRVDFQGQLFPGSAALLALADEMREVRTICHCGKKATMVIRQDATGRAITKGDQVQIGGNESYVSLCRRHWRAAVAAES from the coding sequence ATGGCAAAGCTCTATTTCAACTACTCGACCATGAATGCCGGCAAATCGGCGGTTCTTTTGCAGGCGTCTCACAACTACCGCGAAAACCACATGGATACCTATCTGCTGACGGCGCAGATCGACTCGCGCGCGGGCCAAGGGAGAATCGCTTCGCGCATTGGCATCAGCGAAGCGGCCGACACCTTTGCCCCCGGCGAGGACCTGTTTGCCAAGATCAAGGCCCGTCTTGCCCAGGGCGAAGTCGCCAGTATCTTTGTTGATGAAGCCCAGTTTCTGACCGCTGATCAGGTCTGGCAGCTGGCCAGGGTGGTGGACGATCTTCGGGTGCCTGTGCTGTGCTACGGGCTGCGCGTGGATTTCCAGGGGCAGCTGTTTCCCGGCTCCGCCGCCCTTCTGGCGCTGGCCGATGAAATGCGCGAGGTGCGCACCATCTGTCATTGCGGCAAGAAGGCGACCATGGTGATCCGTCAGGATGCCACGGGCCGCGCCATCACCAAAGGTGACCAGGTCCAGATCGGCGGCAATGAAAGCTATGTCTCGCTGTGCCGCCGCCACTGGCGCGCTGCTGTCGCCGCAGAGAGCTAG
- a CDS encoding accessory factor UbiK family protein, protein MQSRNKIMDDISQLMTNAMGVAQGAKDEAETAMKSLMDRWLADRDFVTREEFDAVRAMAQKAREENEALKARLDALDSKV, encoded by the coding sequence ATGCAGAGCCGAAACAAGATCATGGACGACATTTCGCAGCTGATGACCAATGCGATGGGCGTGGCCCAGGGCGCAAAGGATGAGGCGGAAACCGCGATGAAGAGCCTGATGGACCGCTGGCTGGCGGATCGCGACTTTGTCACCCGCGAAGAATTTGATGCGGTGCGCGCCATGGCTCAGAAGGCGCGGGAAGAGAATGAAGCCTTGAAGGCACGTCTGGACGCGCTCGACAGTAAAGTCTGA
- a CDS encoding efflux RND transporter permease subunit — translation MDIARASIDRPLYTWIIMLVALLGGIWGFLNLGRLEDPAFTIKQAVVVTHYPGASAEQVAREVTEPLESAIQKMGEVKTITSINRPGNSLIEVEMQDTYDGTELPAIWTDLRAKIRDASRGLPDGVSQPYVNDSFGDVFGLFYAVTAEGYTDAERHQLATFLRRELLAVEGVADVEISGLPDEAVFVEPDMAISVNQNISIAAIANSIATSNTVRSAGYLDGETAETRISAPEGSDTVSQIAGLSIGSQGEVINVVDMAKVYRGRVSNPDLMIRFNGVEAFTLGIAGLASENIVEVGNRVDDRLAELDAQIPFGVELLPIYQQHLVVDQASNDFLVNLATSVAIVVAVLALFMGWRASVVVGATLLLTVVGTLLFMNLFSIEMERISLGALIIAMGMLVDNAIVVAEGMQISMQRGRNSRDAAHDAAAKTQIPLLGATVIGIMAFAGIGLSPDSAGEFLFSLFAVIGISLLLSWVLALTATPILGHYFFKQGQEGGADAYGGLLFRAYGGLLRISLKLRWLVVAGLIGLTVVCFAAFGTVKQQFFPNSNTPLFFVHYKLPQGSTIETTSAHMKRVEDWLSKRDDVVEFSTYVGQGASRFLLTYDAEKPNPSYGHMIIRTADISVIPPLQADLEAFGQAQLPEGEFRTKRLVFGPGGGDPIQVRFSGPDSTVLRQLADEAMRRLEAASPNILNTRQNWREREFVLTPRYATDRAQTAGIAREDIADTLLFSTDGLQAGVFREQDRLIPIVVRRPQEGSYNFMDQVVYSSTAQKFLPMEQMIDGVDLKLEDTLLYRRDRVPTLTVGADIPVDLTAASVFTEIQSTIEEMQLPQGYTMEWGGDHESSGDANKSLGKQLPVTALIMVMISVFLFNAIRQPIIIWLLVPMSVNGVAMGLLGTGLPFTFTALLGLLSLSGMLIKNGIVLVEEIDLVREEGKPLRDAIVEASVSRLRPVMLAAVTTILGMIPLLWDAFFVSMAVTIMGGLAFATVLTLVAAPVFYLIFFARDEKRRLAAA, via the coding sequence ATGGATATCGCACGCGCCTCAATTGATCGGCCGCTTTACACTTGGATTATCATGCTGGTGGCCTTGCTGGGCGGCATCTGGGGGTTTTTGAACCTCGGACGTCTGGAAGACCCGGCCTTTACCATCAAACAGGCGGTGGTGGTCACCCACTACCCCGGCGCCAGCGCCGAACAGGTGGCGCGGGAAGTCACCGAGCCGCTGGAATCCGCCATTCAGAAAATGGGGGAAGTGAAAACCATCACCTCGATCAACCGCCCCGGCAACTCATTGATCGAAGTGGAGATGCAGGACACCTATGACGGCACCGAGCTGCCAGCCATCTGGACCGATCTGCGCGCCAAGATCCGCGATGCGTCGCGCGGGCTGCCGGATGGGGTGTCGCAGCCCTATGTCAATGACAGCTTTGGCGATGTGTTCGGGTTGTTTTATGCCGTCACCGCCGAAGGCTACACCGATGCGGAGCGGCACCAACTCGCCACCTTCCTGCGCCGGGAGCTATTGGCCGTGGAGGGTGTCGCCGATGTCGAAATCTCGGGCCTGCCGGATGAGGCGGTTTTTGTTGAGCCAGATATGGCAATTTCGGTCAACCAGAACATCTCGATTGCGGCGATTGCGAATTCTATCGCCACCTCCAATACGGTGCGCTCGGCCGGGTATTTGGACGGTGAAACCGCCGAAACCCGCATCAGCGCTCCGGAAGGGTCGGATACCGTGTCCCAGATTGCCGGTCTGTCCATTGGCTCTCAGGGGGAGGTGATCAATGTCGTCGATATGGCAAAGGTTTACCGCGGGCGGGTCAGCAATCCCGATCTGATGATCCGCTTTAATGGTGTCGAAGCCTTCACCCTTGGAATCGCGGGCCTGGCCAGCGAAAATATCGTCGAGGTCGGCAACCGGGTTGACGACCGTCTGGCCGAGCTGGATGCGCAAATCCCCTTTGGGGTAGAGCTTTTGCCGATCTACCAGCAGCACCTGGTGGTGGATCAGGCCTCCAATGACTTTTTGGTCAACCTGGCGACCTCGGTTGCAATTGTTGTGGCGGTTCTGGCCTTGTTCATGGGCTGGCGGGCGTCTGTGGTCGTTGGTGCCACGCTGTTGTTGACGGTGGTGGGCACGCTGCTGTTCATGAACCTGTTTTCCATTGAAATGGAAAGGATTTCGCTGGGCGCGCTGATCATTGCCATGGGGATGCTGGTGGACAACGCCATTGTTGTGGCCGAAGGCATGCAGATTTCCATGCAGCGCGGGCGGAATTCACGCGACGCGGCGCATGATGCGGCTGCCAAGACCCAGATCCCGCTATTGGGGGCGACGGTTATTGGCATCATGGCCTTTGCCGGCATCGGGCTTAGCCCGGATTCGGCTGGTGAATTCCTGTTCTCGCTCTTTGCGGTGATTGGCATTTCGCTGCTCCTGAGCTGGGTTTTGGCGCTGACGGCGACGCCGATCTTGGGCCATTACTTTTTCAAACAGGGACAAGAGGGGGGTGCGGATGCCTATGGCGGCCTGCTGTTTCGCGCCTATGGTGGCCTGCTGCGGATCTCGCTCAAGCTGCGCTGGCTTGTGGTGGCCGGGCTGATCGGCCTGACGGTTGTGTGCTTTGCCGCCTTTGGCACCGTCAAACAGCAGTTCTTTCCGAACTCCAATACACCTTTGTTCTTTGTGCACTACAAACTGCCACAGGGCAGCACGATCGAGACGACCTCAGCCCATATGAAACGGGTTGAAGACTGGCTGTCCAAACGCGACGACGTGGTGGAGTTCTCCACCTATGTCGGGCAGGGGGCCTCGCGCTTTTTGTTGACCTATGATGCCGAGAAACCAAACCCGAGCTATGGTCACATGATCATTCGCACCGCGGATATTTCGGTAATTCCACCGCTTCAGGCGGATCTCGAAGCCTTTGGCCAGGCACAGTTGCCAGAGGGTGAATTCCGCACCAAGCGGCTGGTCTTTGGCCCCGGGGGCGGTGATCCGATCCAGGTGCGCTTTTCTGGTCCCGACTCAACTGTTCTGCGACAGCTGGCAGACGAGGCCATGCGGCGCCTGGAGGCGGCCTCGCCCAATATCCTCAACACCCGGCAGAATTGGCGGGAACGCGAGTTCGTCCTGACCCCGCGCTATGCCACCGACCGGGCGCAGACTGCCGGCATCGCCCGCGAAGACATCGCCGATACGCTGTTGTTTTCAACCGATGGGTTGCAAGCCGGGGTGTTTCGCGAGCAGGACCGGCTGATCCCGATTGTTGTCCGCCGTCCACAAGAGGGCAGCTACAACTTCATGGATCAGGTGGTCTATTCGAGTACCGCCCAGAAGTTCCTGCCGATGGAGCAGATGATCGACGGGGTGGATCTGAAGCTGGAAGACACTTTGTTGTACCGCCGTGACCGGGTTCCTACGCTCACGGTAGGTGCCGATATTCCGGTTGATCTGACAGCGGCGTCGGTTTTTACCGAGATCCAGTCGACCATCGAAGAGATGCAACTGCCGCAGGGCTACACCATGGAATGGGGCGGCGATCATGAAAGCTCGGGCGACGCCAACAAGAGCCTGGGCAAGCAGTTGCCGGTGACGGCGCTGATCATGGTGATGATCTCGGTCTTCCTGTTCAACGCCATCCGCCAGCCGATCATCATCTGGCTCTTGGTGCCCATGTCCGTCAATGGCGTGGCTATGGGTTTGCTGGGAACCGGTCTGCCCTTCACCTTCACCGCGCTTCTGGGGCTGCTCAGCCTATCTGGCATGTTGATCAAGAACGGTATCGTTCTGGTCGAGGAAATCGATCTGGTGCGCGAAGAGGGCAAACCCCTGCGCGACGCCATTGTCGAGGCTTCGGTGTCGCGTCTGCGTCCGGTAATGCTGGCGGCAGTGACCACCATCCTTGGCATGATCCCACTGTTGTGGGACGCCTTCTTTGTTTCCATGGCGGTGACCATCATGGGCGGTCTGGCCTTTGCCACCGTGCTGACCCTGGTGGCGGCGCCGGTGTTCTACCTGATCTTCTTTGCCCGCGATGAAAAACGCAGGTTGGCAGCTGCCTGA
- a CDS encoding MarR family winged helix-turn-helix transcriptional regulator, which produces MSNTAPPSTVPRQTSPEMRALLAMFALYWRMEDALAKQEIISGLGRVECYLLLQLADPRRMGELAKTLMLVPSSVTMAADRLEQDGLAVRVRDTLDRRALLLQLTAKGHSLRDALEKRAEQAFREICDLDEDDIQQFAVLSDKLQKKFLGAANRCPGKEK; this is translated from the coding sequence ATGTCAAACACCGCACCGCCCTCCACTGTTCCCAGGCAGACCAGCCCCGAAATGCGGGCGTTGCTTGCGATGTTCGCTCTGTACTGGCGTATGGAGGATGCCCTGGCAAAACAGGAGATCATCAGCGGGTTGGGGCGGGTGGAATGTTATCTTTTGCTGCAGCTGGCAGATCCCCGTCGCATGGGGGAGCTGGCAAAGACATTGATGCTGGTGCCTTCGAGCGTGACCATGGCCGCTGACCGGCTGGAACAAGATGGCCTGGCAGTGCGGGTGCGGGATACCCTGGACCGGCGCGCCCTGTTGCTGCAGCTCACCGCCAAGGGGCACAGCCTGCGCGATGCGCTGGAAAAACGGGCAGAGCAGGCATTTCGAGAAATCTGTGATCTAGATGAAGACGATATTCAGCAATTTGCTGTGTTATCCGATAAGCTACAAAAGAAGTTTCTGGGGGCTGCCAACCGCTGTCCCGGCAAGGAGAAATAA
- a CDS encoding efflux RND transporter periplasmic adaptor subunit, producing the protein MHLLQKIAVALMPVLAGPALVVSGIAVPGPVQAEEMLKPVKLMTTQSGTRLLERQFFGQVAARQTVDLAFQVPGQVMRFPVAEGYIVPEGQLIAELDLEPFELNLEQARLQKEQADRTVSRLQQLKGTVSAVSIEDATTQAGLARVALRNAEYELRHATLNAPFEALVSTREVENFTTVAAGAPIVRLHDMSELHIEVDVPEVLFQRADRGDNVATIATFPGSDESFPLEILEFTAEASNIGQTYRVTFSMQPPEGRQILPGASAAVRVKVDTGEQGILVPSTAIVTTPEGETGVMIFTPKGGETGEVTWVKVELTATQHGNFAISSGLQGGEEIVSTGGSALIDGQKVRRFTGFTN; encoded by the coding sequence ATGCACCTATTGCAAAAGATAGCCGTGGCCCTGATGCCGGTGTTGGCCGGGCCAGCGCTGGTGGTGTCGGGGATCGCTGTTCCCGGACCCGTGCAGGCAGAAGAAATGCTCAAGCCGGTGAAACTGATGACAACACAATCCGGCACCCGCTTGCTGGAACGGCAGTTCTTTGGCCAGGTGGCGGCAAGACAGACGGTTGACCTGGCCTTTCAGGTGCCCGGTCAGGTGATGCGCTTCCCGGTTGCCGAAGGCTATATCGTGCCCGAGGGTCAGTTGATCGCCGAATTGGATCTGGAACCTTTTGAGCTGAACCTCGAACAGGCACGGCTGCAAAAAGAGCAGGCGGACAGAACAGTCAGCCGTCTGCAGCAGCTGAAAGGCACCGTAAGTGCGGTTTCTATCGAGGATGCCACGACCCAGGCGGGGCTGGCTCGCGTCGCCCTGCGCAATGCGGAATATGAACTGCGCCATGCCACGTTGAACGCCCCGTTTGAGGCCCTGGTGTCCACCCGCGAAGTCGAGAATTTCACCACCGTTGCAGCCGGGGCTCCGATTGTGCGTCTGCATGACATGTCGGAGCTGCATATCGAAGTTGATGTCCCGGAGGTCCTGTTTCAGCGCGCCGATCGCGGTGACAATGTCGCCACCATCGCCACCTTCCCCGGCAGCGACGAGAGCTTTCCGCTGGAAATTCTCGAATTTACCGCTGAGGCCAGCAATATTGGCCAGACTTACCGGGTGACCTTTAGCATGCAGCCGCCCGAGGGTCGCCAGATCCTGCCGGGGGCCTCAGCCGCAGTACGGGTCAAGGTTGATACCGGTGAACAGGGTATTCTGGTGCCCTCCACCGCGATTGTGACCACACCAGAAGGCGAAACCGGGGTTATGATCTTTACCCCCAAAGGCGGCGAAACCGGTGAAGTGACCTGGGTCAAGGTTGAGCTGACGGCAACTCAACATGGCAATTTTGCCATTTCTTCCGGGCTGCAAGGTGGCGAGGAGATTGTCTCCACCGGTGGCAGTGCGCTGATCGACGGACAAAAGGTCCGCCGGTTCACCGGCTTTACGAACTGA
- a CDS encoding tRNA-binding protein — MAEITFDDFMKVDIRVGEVIRAEAYPEARKPAIKIWIDFGPEIGEKKTSAQVTAHYTPEALIGKQVMAVVNFPPRQIGKFMSEVLVLGLPDEAGEIRLVGPDGPVPLGGRMH; from the coding sequence GTGGCTGAGATTACATTTGACGACTTTATGAAGGTGGATATTCGCGTCGGCGAGGTTATCCGGGCCGAAGCCTACCCGGAGGCGCGCAAACCGGCGATCAAGATCTGGATCGACTTTGGACCCGAGATTGGCGAGAAAAAGACCTCGGCCCAGGTGACGGCGCATTACACGCCCGAGGCCTTGATTGGCAAACAGGTCATGGCTGTGGTGAACTTTCCGCCGCGCCAGATCGGCAAATTCATGTCCGAGGTGCTGGTGCTGGGCCTGCCGGATGAAGCAGGCGAGATCCGATTGGTTGGCCCCGATGGTCCGGTGCCTTTGGGTGGTAGGATGCACTGA
- a CDS encoding 2-hydroxyacid dehydrogenase, whose protein sequence is MNLLITRPMTAAVEARARAEFDVVIRSETTVLSHDEMVSALRDYDLVMPTLGDGFDAGIFAEVAKPRCRLLANFGVGFNHIDVAAAAASGVLVSNTPGAVTDATADIALTLLLMSARRAAEGERLVRSGNWPGWHPTQMLGQHVTGKTLGVIGMGRIGAAIARRCHFGFGMQVFYAARSDKSPGFPVTRLPDLEQLAAQVDFLVVAVPGGAETRHLVDAQVLGAMQPNAHLINIARGEVVQQEALIAALQEQRIAGAGLDVYEFEPEVPQALRDLDNVTLLPHLGTATDEVRSAMGHMALDNIAAFMAGNPLPNAV, encoded by the coding sequence ATGAACCTGTTGATTACCCGCCCGATGACTGCGGCGGTAGAGGCGCGGGCGCGGGCAGAGTTTGACGTGGTGATCCGTTCGGAGACCACGGTGCTCAGCCATGACGAGATGGTCAGCGCGCTGCGGGACTATGATCTGGTGATGCCAACGCTTGGCGATGGCTTTGATGCCGGGATCTTTGCTGAGGTGGCAAAGCCACGGTGCAGGCTTCTGGCCAATTTTGGTGTTGGATTTAACCACATAGACGTCGCGGCGGCCGCGGCCTCGGGGGTTTTGGTCAGCAATACCCCCGGCGCGGTGACCGATGCGACAGCGGATATCGCTCTGACGCTGCTACTGATGTCAGCGCGTCGCGCCGCTGAGGGCGAACGCCTGGTGCGCAGTGGCAACTGGCCCGGATGGCACCCGACCCAGATGCTGGGTCAGCATGTGACCGGAAAGACGCTGGGGGTGATCGGCATGGGGCGCATCGGTGCCGCCATTGCCCGGCGCTGCCATTTTGGCTTTGGCATGCAGGTGTTTTACGCCGCGCGCAGCGACAAATCCCCAGGATTTCCTGTCACACGGCTGCCCGACCTTGAGCAGCTGGCAGCCCAGGTGGATTTTCTGGTGGTGGCGGTGCCAGGCGGGGCAGAGACACGGCATCTGGTGGATGCACAGGTGTTGGGGGCCATGCAGCCAAACGCGCATCTGATCAATATCGCGCGCGGTGAAGTGGTGCAGCAGGAGGCCTTGATTGCCGCCCTGCAAGAGCAGCGTATCGCCGGAGCGGGCCTGGATGTCTATGAGTTCGAACCGGAGGTGCCGCAGGCGCTGCGGGATCTCGATAATGTGACGCTATTGCCGCATCTGGGGACTGCAACCGATGAGGTGCGCAGCGCCATGGGGCATATGGCCTTGGACAATATTGCCGCCTTTATGGCGGGAAACCCGCTGCCAAACGCGGTCTGA
- the proC gene encoding pyrroline-5-carboxylate reductase has product MITSDIETRGLVLLGCGKMGSAMLAGWLKGGLPASSVWVLDPYPSDWLQATGVHINVDLPAAPALVLVAVKPQMMGAALPKLQTLGNGETLFVSVAAGTSIASFEETLGAQTPIVRAMPNTPAAIGQGISAIIGNDHASAANLDMAEALLAAIGQTVRLDSEAQIDAVTGVSGSGPAYVFHLIETLAAAGEAQGLPADLAMQLAKATVAGAGALAQAAEESPSQLRVNVTSPNGTTQAALEVLMNEESGFPDLLTRAVAAATQRSKELSRG; this is encoded by the coding sequence ATGATCACTAGTGATATTGAAACACGTGGGCTGGTGCTGCTGGGCTGCGGTAAAATGGGCTCTGCCATGCTGGCGGGCTGGCTGAAGGGGGGATTGCCTGCCTCTTCGGTCTGGGTGCTGGATCCTTATCCTTCAGATTGGCTGCAAGCCACAGGCGTGCATATCAATGTTGATCTGCCTGCAGCGCCTGCCCTGGTTCTGGTGGCGGTTAAACCGCAGATGATGGGCGCCGCCCTGCCAAAACTCCAGACGCTGGGCAATGGCGAGACGCTGTTTGTCTCGGTTGCAGCGGGGACATCAATTGCCAGCTTCGAGGAGACCTTGGGCGCCCAGACCCCCATTGTGCGTGCCATGCCCAATACCCCGGCTGCCATTGGTCAGGGGATCAGCGCGATCATTGGCAATGACCATGCCTCGGCGGCCAATCTGGACATGGCTGAGGCTTTGCTGGCTGCCATTGGCCAGACTGTGCGGCTGGACAGTGAGGCGCAGATAGATGCGGTCACCGGGGTCAGCGGCTCTGGTCCGGCCTATGTGTTTCACCTGATTGAGACCCTCGCTGCCGCCGGGGAGGCACAGGGGCTGCCTGCAGATCTGGCGATGCAACTGGCCAAGGCGACGGTGGCCGGGGCCGGGGCACTGGCACAAGCGGCTGAGGAAAGCCCCAGCCAGCTGCGCGTCAATGTCACCAGTCCCAATGGCACCACCCAGGCGGCGCTTGAGGTGCTGATGAATGAAGAGAGCGGCTTTCCCGATCTGCTGACCCGCGCGGTGGCTGCGGCAACCCAGCGGTCCAAGGAGCTTTCGCGTGGCTGA
- a CDS encoding type III secretion system chaperone family protein, with translation MALSEFHLDDDIHPIDIVENLAAHHDWDFDRIGDDQIAMAVEGQWRTYSLTLAWSAYEETLRLVCSYEMEPPASKIPQLYELINLMNDQCWAGGFTYWADHKVMLYRYGLVLAGGQSASPEQVDAMIHAAVSNCERYYPAIQLATWADKSPRDAIQVAIAEAYGRA, from the coding sequence ATGGCCCTTTCCGAATTTCATCTGGACGACGACATTCATCCAATTGATATCGTCGAAAACCTGGCAGCCCATCACGACTGGGATTTTGATCGCATCGGAGACGATCAGATCGCCATGGCCGTAGAGGGCCAGTGGCGCACATATTCCCTGACACTGGCCTGGTCGGCCTATGAAGAAACGCTGCGGCTGGTCTGCAGCTACGAGATGGAACCTCCCGCGTCCAAGATCCCGCAGCTGTATGAGCTGATCAATCTGATGAATGATCAATGCTGGGCGGGAGGCTTTACCTATTGGGCGGATCACAAGGTCATGCTGTATCGCTATGGCCTGGTTCTGGCCGGAGGGCAGTCCGCCAGTCCGGAACAGGTTGACGCCATGATCCATGCGGCGGTGTCCAATTGCGAACGCTACTATCCGGCGATCCAGCTCGCCACCTGGGCGGACAAATCCCCACGTGATGCAATACAGGTTGCCATTGCAGAGGCCTATGGTCGGGCGTAA
- the lgt gene encoding prolipoprotein diacylglyceryl transferase, which translates to MQAMIHFPDISPEIFSIPLFGIEFALRWYALAYIAGIVIAWRLAVAALKSPLLWPGQKPPMRPDQVEDLLTWIILGVILGGRLGFVLFYQPNYYLSHPSEILRIWQGGMAFHGGLLGVITAAWAYARHHRISKLQMADLVAYTVPCGLLLGRLANFVNAELWGRPTDLPWGVAFPGQAAQACGQALGELCARHPSQLYEAAMEGLLLGAVLIWLTWRGQSLLRPGMNLGVFLAGYGLARFTVEFFRQPDAQFVTPGNPLGLAWQLGGYGLTMGQALSLPMIALGLYFALRRKPSQDPAP; encoded by the coding sequence ATGCAGGCCATGATCCACTTCCCCGATATTTCGCCCGAGATTTTCTCGATTCCCCTGTTTGGCATCGAGTTTGCCCTGCGCTGGTACGCTTTGGCCTATATCGCAGGCATTGTGATTGCCTGGCGGCTTGCCGTTGCCGCGCTCAAATCGCCGCTGCTCTGGCCGGGGCAAAAGCCGCCGATGCGCCCGGATCAGGTCGAAGATCTGCTGACCTGGATCATTCTGGGGGTGATTCTCGGCGGGCGTCTTGGCTTTGTGCTGTTCTATCAGCCCAACTACTACCTGTCGCATCCCAGCGAGATCCTGCGGATCTGGCAGGGCGGCATGGCCTTTCATGGTGGCTTGCTCGGGGTGATTACCGCCGCCTGGGCCTATGCCCGCCACCACCGGATTTCCAAACTGCAGATGGCCGATCTGGTGGCCTATACTGTTCCCTGCGGGCTGCTGCTGGGGCGCCTGGCCAATTTTGTCAATGCCGAACTCTGGGGCCGCCCCACCGATTTGCCCTGGGGCGTCGCCTTTCCCGGACAGGCGGCGCAGGCCTGTGGTCAGGCCCTGGGAGAGCTCTGCGCCCGCCATCCGTCGCAGCTATATGAGGCCGCGATGGAGGGACTGTTGCTTGGGGCGGTGCTGATCTGGCTGACCTGGCGAGGCCAAAGCCTGCTGCGGCCAGGGATGAACCTGGGCGTGTTTCTGGCCGGCTATGGCCTGGCCCGGTTCACCGTCGAGTTCTTTCGCCAGCCGGACGCGCAGTTTGTCACCCCCGGCAACCCGCTGGGCCTGGCCTGGCAGCTGGGGGGCTATGGGCTCACCATGGGGCAGGCCCTCTCCTTGCCGATGATCGCGCTGGGGCTTTACTTTGCCCTGCGGCGCAAACCCAGCCAGGACCCGGCCCCATGA